Genomic DNA from Lagenorhynchus albirostris chromosome 9, mLagAlb1.1, whole genome shotgun sequence:
ACACAGAGGACATGTGCAACACTGACCACGCAGCACTGTCTGCAACAGTCCCAAACTGGAGACCCAAGTGCCCGTCCGCTATGGTATGGAAAAGTCAACAGCAGCAAATTCACATGTGGGAACACCCGAGAGCCGCATGAAAGACCAAAGCACTGCCACCTGCAGTGGGGACGAGGATGGAGCTCACAGACACAGGGCTGAGCGCAAGACACCGGGCAGAACAGAACACACTGTGGGAACCCACTGCCCTAAGGCTCAAAACCAGGCAGAATGACTCTGGGGTGACACAAGTCAGGATGCGGAGGTCCCTTGGTGGGGGCAAGGCTGGGAGGGGGCTCAAGGGGTCTTTCTTAATCTGAAAGGTGTTACATGGGTTTCTTTGGGGAAATTTGTTGAGATTAagagctggggggcttcccttgtggtgcagtggttaagaatccacctgccaatgcaggggacacgggttcgagccctggtccgggaagatcccacatgccgaggagcaactaagcctgtgtgccacaactactaagcctgtgctctaaagcccgtaagccacaactactgagcccacgtgccacaactactgaagcccacgcgcctagagcccgtgctcaacaagagaagccaccgcaatgagaagcccgcgcacggcaacgaagagtagccccctcttgccacatctaaagaaagcccgtgcacagcaaccaggacccaacgcagccaaaaataaataaatagatttatatattgaaaaaaaaagagctgggcaCTTTTCTACATGTATATTATAATGCAATAAAATGTTTACTTCAAAAAGAACTCTacggaattccttggcggtccagtggttaggactccgcacttccactgcagggggcatgggtttgatccctgatcggggaactaagagtgATGTAGAAAATGTGATGTCATCAGCATAAAGGTTGGGACGGCCGAGTGTTCAAAGACGAGAGAGGGAAGAGCTAGGACAGGGAGAGAACTCCCTTGCGAGGCCCTGGAAAGGAGGCCCAGCAGGGGAGACAGGGGGAGAagggcaggaggtgggaggggcccgtAGGGCCCAGGAGGGGAGCCTGCAGGAGCAAGAGCAGGCACCGGGTATTGGGTGTAGCAGGGCAGAGGCTGCTGGGGTTGGAGCAGTGCGTGCAGCGGTGGGAAGGAAGGCGTAGAGGGAGCAACGGGAGAAGCCTGGCTGTGGCGGGCCCCCAGGAGGGGGCATGTGCTTTCACAGGAGTCCCTGGAGCCCGTCTCTGTGCTTGGGGCGGAGAGCAAGGAGGCCCTGAGTCCTGGAAGGGCTCTCCTGGAGAAaccagggtgggaggggaaggggcggggatgaAGGTTTGGCTGGGAAGACCAGGTGCCCAATGGATGAAAGTGAAACAAAGGCAAAGAGGGGTCTTAGCCATTCCATGCCTGCTCGTCACCTGAGAGCCCCGCTCACGGGGGGCTCAAGGACCGAGGGAGCCAGTGCGGGCTGGTCACACAGTACCGGGCAGCCCTCcaccaaccactgccccaccaccTGGCCAGGCCTTGCGAACCCGCAAGGGTGGCTCCCAGTCAGCAGGAGCTGGCCCCCTGgtccccaggccctcagcagccCTCTCACCTCCTTGCCACCCAGCCTGGAGCCTCCAATAGTCTGGGACCCCCTGAGCACACCCTCCccgacccccatccccacccccggtGCAGGCAACACCCACCACTACCTGCTTGGAGTAGATCTTGAGGAGCTTGTTGACCGGTGTGCCCTCATTGTCCCCGTCGAACTCCAGCCACAGGACAGACTCCTCCTCCTCGGGAGAGGTGTGGTCCCACGACAGCTCctggaagcgcaggcccagcaggaCGTGCTGGCCAGTGGGAGACACAGAGCTTGGACTCCTTTGGGCAGAGGCCtgctcccctgccccatcccacgCGGGCATCGCCAGGAGGATACACCTGGCCAGGCTATTTACCTCCAAGGCTGAGCCTAAATTCAGGTGTCAGTTTCTCTCAGGAGAAGAAGCCCCGCTTCCATCAGACCCTCAAAGGAGGCTGTGGTCCAGGGAGGATGAGACCCCCTAAACCACGCACTTCTCAAGCTCCTGACAGCTGGGGTAGTGACTTGGGgaaaggaaggtggggaggggaggccttTCCCCTGCGATCAGCTGGTTAGCATCTCAGCAGGAGGCCGGATGTGGGCCCGGCATGTTGGGGCACAGATGCCCAGGAAGGGCTGGGATCCCTCCCTGGGGACAACCAGAAGTCTCCCCCAAACTTCTCTGCTGGCTTAGCAGGGACCCCTGTCCAGGCGCAGAGAGGCCCACAGGGCAGGCTGCCGACACCACCTCCTACACAGGCAGCCGAGACAACCAGCACCAAATGCAGGAAGGAGGGCCCCCAGTCCCGCAGGAGAAGCTCCCAGGGCTTCTTTGGAAAACCACCAGCTAGTCTCCAGCCACTGGCCAGGCAGAGCAGCCAGGCCCTACCAGACTCTCCGCCTGTCTCCAGCTGCAGCCTCCCCCTGTCCACGCCACCGCCCTGCCTAGCAGGCTGGGCAGGAGAGCTGACCCACAGCagacccagggaagcccccgggatGACAGTGGAAGCCCCAGGGACATCTGAGGGAAGGAGGCCAGACAGGCCGCCCACCTGCTCCCAGGCCAACCAGAAGCCCAAGGGAACCAGGAAGGCCTGGGTAATGACCCCACTCCCTTCCTCTCCAGTGAGGCCCCCACTCCAGGTCCCACCCTGAAGGAGCAGCAGGTACCTTCTCCCTGCTGTCAATGACGTGCACGCCCTCCAGACTGATGGCCACAGACACTGGCTTTTGCCCTCCCCGGTGCAAAAAGCCCTGGGCTGGTTTGTCAATCTCGCCGTGGAAGAAGGCAGACCTGGGGAGGGAAAGTGGGGTTAGGCCGTCCCCTCCAGCAGCGAGAACAGATGGCCCAGGGTCTGCGTTCACCCACCAGGGAATGCTCTGGCCAGCCCCTGTCCCAGGCACCTGAGAAGCTTAAGCTGTTTGGGTGACGGAAGTTAAATGGAAACCCACCCCAGGGGAGGGAGAAACTGAGGGGGCGGCGAGAAGCAGGCTTCGTGGAGGTGGTGGCATCTGAGCTGATCAGGCAGGAGGAGGAACTGGGTGGCACGGCGAAGGGTGGGCACTGCAGGCAGAGGGTAGAGCATGAACCCGGGTGTGGGACAGAGCAAGTTACGTTCAGGGAACAGCCAGGAGCCCAAGGGCTCAGGGTCTGCAGGTTGTGGTTGCTGGAGGTTGGGAGAGCCCCGCTGCCCACCGTCCCCCAGGGGCTGCCCAGGCAGAGAAGCAGCTTCAGGACTCGACACCAAGAAAGGGAAAGGGTGCATCAACCTTAGGACACCCACCCGCTGAGCTGTCCCTCCTCCATCCTGCCCTGCCAcggcctcttcctctcctctggctGCCCTGGGCCTTCGCCCACACGCCCCCTCAGCCCTGGCTAAGCCTGAGCCCTAGTTAAATCCTGCAGccccgggcttctctggtggcacagtcgttaagaatccgcctgccaatgcaggggacacgggttcgagccctggtccaggaagatcccacatgccgccgagcaactaagcctacgtgccgcaactactgagcttgcgctctagagcccgcgagccacaactactgagtctgcgtgctgcaactattgaagcccacgtgcctagagcccgtgctccgcaacaagagaaaccactgcaatgagaagcctgtgcacctcaacgaagagcagcccacgctcgctgcaactagagaaagcccgtgcgcagcaacggagacccaacccagccaaaaataataaaaaaacaaaataaatttatatatatataaaaaaatcctGCAGCCCCGAGGACAGGACTGGAGACAAGCACGCTCTACCTTCAGTTCCAAGAGCACGCCCCGGTGCTCCCACTCCAGGAAGACTCCCACAGGCTCGCTTCAGGGCTGGGACTCCTAATCcgctgaggaaactgaagcaaccCAAACAGCGGCCACATGCATCTCGCTCACCATAAAAGCTAAAGACCTTTTGCCGCCCCACACCCACACTGCTGCTCCGCCTCTGGGCTCCATCTCACAGCGCAGCTCCTGAGGAGCTGGTTACACTCACTGATTCTTTTTCTCATTGTCCTCCACCCACTGCTACCCCCAAGATGCTGGAGCCAAGGTCAACTATCAGCCACTCGGGACCTGTTGAACTTGACCTTGAAGCAGCAGCACCTGAGGCTTGGTCACTCCCTCCTCCTCAACACCTCCTTTCGCAGCGCTGGTGCAGACCCTCCCGCCTTGCTGGCCGGGCTCCTTCTCTGTCTGGTCCACACTCACTTGCTGGGGCTCCTGGTTTCAAACAGCACCTGCATGCTGATGACTCACCCATTACCCAAGTCTAGACTCAGAAACCCAAATGCCCGCTAGGATCGCCACCTGGGTCGCTGGAGAGCATCTCAAAATCAACACGTTCAAGGACAAGCCCCCAAACTTCCCTGACCTGCCCCCCGCCACACACCATCCTGTCTCAGCTGATGACAAGGCCACCCTGCAGCTGTTCAGGCAGAAACCTGGAGTCCTCTCTGCCTGCTCTCCTTCACCTCCTGTACTGCACATCTTGCAAATTTCTTCAACTCCACCCTCAACGTCTCTGGAATCTGGCCACGTCTCCCCTCCTGCGGTACCACCGTGCGGCCTGAGCCACAGTACCCTGTGGAGTACGGCCACTGTCCTCACGGGCCGTCCAGCTGCTCCCTTGCCCCCCTGTAGTCTGTTATAGGCTTCTACTGCTTGCTGTCTCTCTCGCCACTAGAACAGCCTCTTCACGGGCAGGGACGGCGGTCTCTTTTGTTTACTGAGGCGTCTCCAGCACCTAGAGGGTgcgggcacacagtaggcacacaAGAGCTATTGGCTAGACGTGCCTGCATGAATGAGATCTGGCTGAGGGGGAGGTGGGCAGGTCCATGGACCACGTGGCTGCGGCAGGCGGAAGGAGAGGACCTGTCCAGTGTCCTAGCCCGTGATGGGGAAGGCGGAGGACGAGTGTCCAGCCTGGGACCCGCGGGGCCCCAGGTGCTGGCATCCGGACACACCTCCCGTGAGGACAGAGCTCAGCGGGAACGGAGATGGGCTCACAGGCCGTGAGGGAGGGACAGTGGGCCTGGGGCTGTGGCCGCGGCCAGGGAGCCGCTCACCCGTAGAAGGGCAGCTCGTGGCACTTGAGGAGGTAGGCGCGGTAGTGGGGGCTGAGGGAGGCCTCGTGCTCGCTCTCGCTGCCGGCTACCTCCTTCACCCTGCGGTAGGCGTTCAGCAGGCCCTGCTCGCCAGTTCCGGCCTTGGTCCCACGGCCCCGGAGGGCAGCGAAGAGCCCGTGGCCCCGCTtacagaggtgggcagggaggaaggagtccAGCTTCTCCCtgtgaaggaaggaaaacagggcCCAGCATGAGGGCGGCTCCATGCCTGCGGGCTGGGGAGGCACCGAGGTTCCCAGGgcgtggggagggcagggggcaccCTGCACACGGACCCCCGGAGAGCCCACTGCCGAGAACCCTGCAGCATGAGAGGCCTGAAGGAGAAGTCAGGAGACCGGGATGAGAGCTGAAACCAGGCCCACCCCAGAAGCAGACTGTGGCCAGAGGAAGGTTTCAGTTTCTAAACTGGTGATTTCGCAACCAAGAAGTGGTCCTAGAGCTATCAATGTTCTGTTCTGCCAAATAGGGAAGTAAAAAAACCACCAACCTACAACTCAGCAGCACAGGTTCACGAAGGAAAGGGCATTTTCAATCACACACACAGAGTCGGGAAGCATCCTGGCGTGACGGCACCGTTCTTCCCCCTCAGGCAGCCCCCTGACTCTGGCCAGGCACTGGCCCTTCCAGGTGGACTGCAGCCAGGGCCCAGACTACGAGCAGTGAGCGCCCTCTCCAAGTCTATGTCTCCACGTTTAAATAAGGACACGGATCCCTACTCACATGGACGGGTGCTGGCAGGCGCCTGGCATGTGGTGGGTGCCAAACAAATATGGCCGAGGTTGTCACTGTCACCAAAGAGGGGAGGGGTCCCCGCAGGGGCTTCTGGAGGACCAACACCCCGGGCCATGGGAAGGGATGGCTGGCCCTGCAGCAGGGCTGACGCAAGGAAGGACCCTGATGCCCAGAGAGGCCCAACTGCAGGGCGGCATGAGGAGGGGTATCCAGGGGGCTGCCCCCACTTCTCAGGGCTGCCGTAGGCATCTTCATCATCTGTCCCCCAACATCCCTGCTTCCAGCCACAGTGCCCACTCGTCATTGGAAATCCCGCCTTCCCACTGTCAGTCCACAGCATCTGTGCAGGCTCATGGCAGGTCCTAAGGGAGGATCTGGGCCTCAGCCAATCAGCACTCTGGCCACTCTGTCTCCTTTGGGTGGACGTGGGCCCAGTCACCAGATGAGTCTTAGAACTCTGGTCACGTGAGGGATGAGGTCTCTCCTTGCCAACGTGCAACTATTGTGGCCACCTGGCCACCACGAGACAAGAGCCTGTCTGACTGAGAGCTGGCCCAGGGGACACAGGGCTGGGCGAGGAGAGTGAGGACAGGATCTGTGGGTTGGGGGTACCCAACTGGAGCCCCTGCACCTCAATCACCCCAGACCCATCCATTTCTTGACAAAGTCCCTCAAGTCCAAATAGTCTGAGCTGGATTCGCTGTCACTTGCAATACGACCAGACGTGCCCATCATGAGAGCCAGGATTTCTACGGCTGCCAGCCTCCAGCCAGCTCAGCTGGGATCACTCAGGCTCCACTGAGCCCAGGGTAGCCCCTGCTGGGCCCCGACACAGGGCCCCGTCTCTGTGCATCCTCCCCCCGCAACACAACTGTACCCTGAAGGGCTGGTGTGGGTTAGAGCCCTGGGTCTAGGACAGGCTGTGTTCAAAGTTCATCttcagggcttcactggtggcgcagtggttaagaatccgcctgccaatgcaagggacacgggttcgagccctggtccgggaagatcccacatgccatggagcagcggagcctgtgtgccacaactactgaccctgcgctctagagcccacgagccacaactactgagcccatgcgccacaactactgaagcccgcgcgccttaTAGCCAgcgctccgcagcaagagaagccaccgcaatgagaagcccgcacaccacaaggaagagtagcccctgcttgccgcaagtagagaaagcctgcgcgcagcaatgaagacccaatgtagccaaaaataaataaaataagtaagttgtttttaaaaattaaaaaaaaagactacataactgttaccagtttaaaaaaaaaaaagttcatcttctttggaaatatctCTAAACCTTAAGATCACTGTCCACGGAGCTCAGAGACAGCCTGGTCTGCTTCCAGGGTAGCTCAATCGTCACGACCCCAGGCCCTGCCAATTCACACAGCAAAGAGCACGGCTTCTAGAGAGACGGGTAGGAAGCACAGAGCCGGCATACTGGAACGTCCGGGAAATGGGGCCTCGTCCCTGGAGCTCGAGACTAAGTGAGACTGTCACTGACAACTGGGACTCAGTATTTGGCCACACCCTGGCTGCGACCCCCCAAAAAGAACAAGCCCAACTCCCCCTGACCTCACACGGAGGCCGGGCTCCACCCTCACACACCTCTGGGGGTCCTCTCACGGACGTCACTTCCCCTGTCTCCCACTGCCCAGGCCCCTCAGCCCAGAGCAGACGAGGAAaaggaggttcagagaggtggggtgactcacccaaggtcacacagcgtcAGGGCCTCCTGACTCCAGGACCTGGCAAGACCACTTGTAACCAGGATTCCGAGGTCACCCTCCCCACCTCGGGCCCCTGCCTCAGGTCACGCTGGCCCTCACCTCAGGGCACAGGCAGTGGGCTGGCCAGGCTGGTAGGGCCCAAGCTGCACACGGCACACCAGGGCACCCAGGGCCTCGCAGTCCTCCACGTCGCATGGGTACCGAGCGGCCAGCACGTTGCCCTTGGCCTCCTCGTAGAGCAGCCGCAGGACCTCCTTGTCATGGATCTGCAGGCCGGTGTGGCAGGGAGGGGTGGCTCAGCTGGGAGGGGCACCAGTGTCCAGGGGTCAGGACAAGGGGAGGCTGGACACAGGGCTCCAGACCTGGGTGGTACCGCCTGGGAATCCCTGCCTCACCTGGAGCTCCCGCCGTTTGGGGAAAAACACGTTCCTCCGGAACTGCAGGGAAGGCTcatctggggagagaggagggggtcaCCGGCTGGCCGCCCCACGCAGccagctctgccctctccccGACTGGCCCAGTCTCCATTCCCCaagcctcctccaccaccactcAGAAAACCCCCGGGCTGTCCAGCGATAGGGGGCGTGGCTTATGGCAAGCTGCTCACtgtgcccccagcccacccctcctgGGCTCCTCTAAGggatccctccctcctctgggggAGATGCCGGCCCTGCCTCTCAGCCAGGGCAGCTCCACCTGCCAGGGGAGGCCTGGCTGGGCCCGGGGTCCGTGCTCCAGACCCCGGTGGGCCCGAGACAGGGACGCACAGGCAGCAGCACTGACCCATGGCCACGTCATCGTCCGGAGCGTCGGTGAATCGCAGCAGCAGTTCCTGCCACTGGCGGCCCAGCTTGTAGGgctggtgcttgggcttcagctGCACCTCTGCAGGACGAGAGGGGAAGCGGCCATGAAGCCCTGACCAGTGCAACTGCCACccactaacaacaacaacaaagcaacgATGACGCAGTCATGACCGATATTAACTGAAGTAGGCACAAAGTGTCCAGAACCATTTCAAGTGGTTAAAGGCAACTACCCTGCAATAACCCTACCCTCATTTCATCCaatgaaaatgaggctcagagaagaaaaatgaggctcagagaagttaaggtgcttgtccaaagtcacacaacagggacttccctggcagtccagcagttaagactccgcacttccactgcagggggcgcgggctcgatccctggtctgggaattaagatcccgcatgcagtgTGGCTcagccaaagaaacaaaaagaaacccaaacaaacaaaaaaaacaaagccacacaGCAATGAGAGGGGGTCAGGTTCCAGGCAGAGTCAGCCTCTGACTGTTCCCTACTGTGCCCAGGATGGGCTGGAGCTGAGAGGCTGTGGCAGACGGAAGGTGCTGGGGCCGGTGGTACAGATGGCTCCAGCACCGCCGTTAGGAAGCAGAGCCCAAAGCTGGTAACTGAGGCCCAAAGGGCCAAGGGGCTGTTCTCCCCTGCTCCTGGCCCTGCCTGGGCCTCTGCCCGGCCAGCCTCCACCCCAGCAACTCCCCTGGGGACTCTGGGCGCCAGCTGATCTTCCATCCTGCAAGCTCCCTGCCTCAACGCCATGCCACCCAGCTGCCGCCAGAATCAGTGGCTCCACCAGGAAGCACTCCTGGCAACTTGCTCCTGGCAAGCCTTCCCGGCACACTTCAGACCGTGagtcccctgagggcagggacactTTCACTCCTGTTCCTCACCGGACCCCTAGCATCTAGCTCTCCGCCCAGTACGAGATTGTGGGCGGGCTGCTCTGTACACACTTGTGAGACGAATGAGGTGAGTGGCTAGCTGGGACCCCGGGACACTGTCCACGGTCCCCAGCCAGCCTCACCCCGAGCCCCAGCAGCTCAGAGGACTCCCGTTATCAGAAGAGGACTGCGCTGACCCTGCCGTCCCACGCTTCCAGATGGGGCCTTCCTGCCTGGGGGCTGTCACCCCAACGAGACTGACAGTCCCTGGAGCCCTGTTCCATGCACAGTGACAATGGCATGCAGAAGGTCAAACCCTCCCAAACATCCACCTTGAAGGGCGGCTCCAGCAGACAGCACCCCGTCCCTGGGGCATATGTCACCCACTCCGGGCGTGGTGCGGGACAACAGCTCTGAGGGCCCGAGTCAAAGCTGAAGTGGCCTTTCAGCCTTCCTGAACCCAGCGTGGGAACAAAGTGGGCGCTGACGCTGTGCTGGGGCCTCTGGGATGGGGCGGTGCCCCAGGGTGACCCACGGGCCACACAGGCAGCCCATTCATGTTCCGGTGAAGGGGGAGCAGGAATGCGATGacgagggagtgggggaggaagtGAGCTGCCCCACTGCAGGGACAGGGAGCCTGAGGTAGGGCAGGGGCCCCATGAAACCACCCCCAGCTTTGCAGAGACACGAGCCAAGGGGCCCGCGGTCCTGACCAACAGCCAGAAGCGTGAAGGAGGGGCAGCTGAGCTGGGTGGGGAGCAGCGGAAAGAGACGGATCAGCAGGAAGAGGGTGGGCGAGAGCAGTAGCTGGGCAGGAAGCTCCCActagagggtgggggtggggagacaggcaCTCCCTCTCCGACCATGTGGGCATACCCTCCCTCCAGGGCACAGGCACAAACTCCTAGGGGCCCAGGGACCAGGCACACCCTTCTTGCCCCTGTTCCTCTACAAGGGAGGGGAATGAGTGCAGAAAACATGCCTGGTCCCGGCACCAGCTGGGGCATCCTCTCCTGGCCCCTCTCCTGACCAAGCCAGCAGGCTAGAAGCCCTATTCTGAGGCCCCAGGGAGCTCCCCATTCCCCCCCACCTCATGTCCCCCAGGCCTGCGGGCTGGAGGGCTCCCACTGCCCTCACTCCCACTCCACCCGCCCGCCTTGGGATCTCAGCCTGAAAGGGCAGGACAGGGTGATCACGGGCCAGAAACCAGGCAAGGCTGGAGGCCCCCTGCAGAGAAGCTGGGTTCCCACTCATCCTCCCCACCCTCAGGAAAAGTCCCATCCTCAGGGGTGGCTGCTTCCTGGGCCGGGTCccaccttcctccctgcctccacgGAGCAGGATGCAGCTCAAGGAGGCTGGCTGGGGGCCACCCAGGCTTTCATTCTGATCTTGGTCCCACCACTCACTGGTCCCATGGCTCCAAACCTCAATTCTTCATCTGCGTGACCAGGCTGGGCCATGAGGATAAGGTGAAACTCTGCTTGCAAAATGCCAGCTCAGGCTGTGGCACAGACCACGTGCTCGGTGAACacgcgccccctccctccctgtccgCCGCCCTCACTCCTCCTGATGTGCAGGCTCCAGCAGCACTGAGGCTGAGGGGTAGGCTTGGCCCCTCCTCTGTCTCCAGCACAAAGAAAAGAGAGGCGGGGGCAGAGGAGCCAGGCCACCTCTCAGGGCTCTGGGTCCTGAAAGCCACGGCCAGCTCCAGGACACAAACACGTCCCACCTTCCCCCGATGTATAGCGGCCAGAGGTTCCAGAAGctgccccttccttccccactggTCAGCGCCCTTCCAGCCGTTCCccctgggcttctcactgccaaCTCTTACCCAGCAGAGGGGAGACAAGCCAGAGCGCAAAGGCATCCAGGGCAACATCCGGGAGCTGCAGGACCTCACGGACGGCCTGATGCAGCTCATGGGCAGTGAGCGAGGGCAGGTTCTCCACGGCCAGGGGCACCATTGTGTCATCCGCCAGGTACACCAGCACGTCGGCTGCTGCGATGGAGGCCAGGCAGGGTCAGCTGGGCCCACTGCCCAGGCATGCCAACCAGGCACCCTCCACTCCCCGCTCTGGGGCTGCAGCCCCTACCCTGCAACCCTTGGGGtgaccaaggttacattccagaGGCAGAGCCCCAGCATCCCCTAAGGACCCCGTGAAGAGTGCTGTCTGTTAGGACTTACTGAAGACCCTCAAACCACCCAGAAACCCAGCAATTCCAGCCCAGGGACCAGCCTAGACCCACCCTAACCCCCAGAAGTTCAAAATTAGGGCTGCTGCACCCACACACACTCCCCTGGCAGCCCCAAGGACTCTGGTGTGCTTCTCCCCCGAAGGAGAACATTCTACAGGTGGGACTGAGGCAGAGATAGATTGAACCCATCCTGAGGTTACCGTAGTTAGTAAATcaagcagggagggagagagctaTCACCCTTAAGCAAATCACTGTCTCCCTCTGGCCCAAGCTAACATGGGGACAGAGGATTCTCAAGGCCACCCCAGGGTAAAGCCAGTTCCAGCGCTCAGCTTCCTTGGGACTCTTTAAGACTCAGGACTCAACACGATGGCCTTTCAGTGTTAAACAGAAGTACAATCCAAAAAGTTGAGTGTTCCCTTGTGACAGCCTGTGGGATGCCTATTTGGAGCCTGGAGCCAAAAGGAGACCCTTGAAAGAGCAGCCAGATTCAATTCTCCATCACTGGAACCACAGGTACCATGAAGAAGCACTCAGCTTCGAGGCCAATATACTCGGGGTTCCAATCCTGCCTGGCCTCTGGCTAGTTGACCGATTTCAGAAAGTCAGTGTGTCAAATGCCTCAGGTGCAAAGTATAGCTAATACCTGACTGACTTGTCACTTTTCCACACCTCAACAGACCTTATTtgttaattaataaataagattCTCTTCACTGAAAGAGATGACAAACCAGGGCCACTTCCTCAGGGCTGGGGCCCTAGGAGGGTACAGCGGGGAGAAGACTGGGAACAGGGACCCACCTCGGACTCCCACGGAGGACACGCTGCTTCGATGGGACCGATCAGCGGGGCCGGGTTGCCCCCCATTGCCTTCTGTTCCGTCCATctgcagagggaaagagaaaaagcagcTAGTGGAGAGTCCGGAGCCCTTCAAGCTCTCACTGAGTAAGGAAGGGGTCCCGAACTGATCTACGAAGGTGAACAACCAGGGCTGGAGGCACTGGTGTGCTGACTAGCGCGGTCAGGGGTGGGAGTCCTCAGCCAACTGGAGGTCGGGGCAGGTGGAAGGGGTCGGGGCCATGGTGGTCAGAAGACGGGTCAAGTTCGGTTCGCCGGGGTGCCCAGGCACGGCACGGCGCACCCCCGTCCGGGGCGGGGGCCCGTGCAGGGCGTCGCCGCTCTCTCACCTTGCAGGGACGCAGCGCCCGCCGCCTCAGTCCAGGTTCCTGCCCTGACCCCGGCCGCCAGCTGCTGCCCCGGCCTCACCGCCGGCCGGCACTCTGAATCCCACTTCGGCTCCAGCTCCCGGGGCTGCTACGCGGAAGCAGAGGCGAAGGAAGCGCCGCACACGGCCCCGCCTCTCCGGCCCGCAGGAGCCAATCGGAGCTCGGGGCCGCCGCGCACGCGCCCTGCCTGCCGCCCACGCGCTCACGCCCCTCGCCCGCTCGCGCCTATTCCGGCGTCACGCCTCCAGCTTCTTGTGCCTGCGTTGCGAAAGTTCCTCGCCACCTACTCGAGTGACTGGAGGGCCAGTGGCCCACACAAACAAGGGTCCCGTCTCTTGGCCTCTAACAGGGTGTGGCGAAGGTTCAAGGAAATCGGGAATGGGGGCGGGAGCTCTGGCGCTCAAACGCGTGTGACTTTGGGCCGGTccc
This window encodes:
- the FRMD8 gene encoding FERM domain-containing protein 8 isoform X5; the protein is MDGTEGNGGQPGPADRSHRSSVSSVGVREVQLKPKHQPYKLGRQWQELLLRFTDAPDDDVAMGQCCCLCVPVSGPPGSGARTPGPARPPLADEPSLQFRRNVFFPKRRELQIHDKEVLRLLYEEAKGNVLAARYPCDVEDCEALGALVCRVQLGPYQPGQPTACALREKLDSFLPAHLCKRGHGLFAALRGRGTKAGTGEQGLLNAYRRVKEVAGSESEHEASLSPHYRAYLLKCHELPFYGSAFFHGEIDKPAQGFLHRGGQKPVSVAISLEGVHVIDSREKHVLLGLRFQELSWDHTSPEEEESVLWLEFDGDNEGTPVNKLLKIYSKQLSWLIALPRTPVTVAELMSSLIEYCIELSQAAEPATPQESAAGPASAPGSSPPPTQHPQLRRQGSVVCSRIQHLSTIDYVEEGEQIKRVKPKRSTSFFSRQLSLGQGSYAMVQPTESLEQG
- the FRMD8 gene encoding FERM domain-containing protein 8 isoform X4; protein product: MDGTEGNGGQPGPADRSHRSSVSSVGVRAADVLVYLADDTMVPLAVENLPSLTAHELHQAVREVLQLPDVALDAFALWLVSPLLEVQLKPKHQPYKLGRQWQELLLRFTDAPDDDVAMDEPSLQFRRNVFFPKRRELQIHDKEVLRLLYEEAKGNVLAARYPCDVEDCEALGALVCRVQLGPYQPGQPTACALREKLDSFLPAHLCKRGHGLFAALRGRGTKAGTGEQGLLNAYRRVKEVAGSESEHEASLSPHYRAYLLKCHELPFYGSAFFHGEIDKPAQGFLHRGGQKPVSVAISLEGVHVIDSREKHVLLGLRFQELSWDHTSPEEEESVLWLEFDGDNEGTPVNKLLKIYSKQAELMSSLIEYCIELSQAAEPATPQESAAGPASAPGSSPPPTQHPQLRRQGSVVCSRIQHLSTIDYVEEGEQIKRVKPKRSTSFFSRQLSLGQGSYAMVQPTESLEQG
- the FRMD8 gene encoding FERM domain-containing protein 8 isoform X3, with translation MDGTEGNGGQPGPADRSHRSSVSSVGVRAADVLVYLADDTMVPLAVENLPSLTAHELHQAVREVLQLPDVALDAFALWLVSPLLEVQLKPKHQPYKLGRQWQELLLRFTDAPDDDVAMDEPSLQFRRNVFFPKRRELQIHDKEVLRLLYEEAKGNVLAARYPCDVEDCEALGALVCRVQLGPYQPGQPTACALREKLDSFLPAHLCKRGHGLFAALRGRGTKAGTGEQGLLNAYRRVKEVAGSESEHEASLSPHYRAYLLKCHELPFYGSAFFHGEIDKPAQGFLHRGGQKPVSVAISLEGVHVIDSREKHVLLGLRFQELSWDHTSPEEEESVLWLEFDGDNEGTPVNKLLKIYSKQLSWLIALPRTPVTVAELMSSLIEYCIELSQAAEPATPQESAAGPASAPGSSPPPTQHPQLRRQGSVVCSRIQHLSTIDYVEEGEQIKRVKPKRSTSFFSRQLSLGQGSYAMVQPTESLEQG